One window from the genome of Rubinisphaera margarita encodes:
- a CDS encoding helix-turn-helix domain-containing protein: protein MRTIFTTGQVAKICKVAPRTVSKWFDSGRLRGYRIPGSQDRRIPREHLIRFLKEHGMPLGELEDEAMGKLLLVGIEGPIRTMLGEVLPLEDFKLESASSGFEAGIQAESLHPDGVIIDFAMGRNEALMIAQNLRKNADYNDTVLVGLISDDDSASGFDRTLFNETFRKPFDIALLAERVRTLVNRKKTLA, encoded by the coding sequence ATGAGGACAATCTTCACGACTGGACAGGTCGCCAAGATCTGTAAAGTTGCCCCAAGAACCGTTAGCAAATGGTTCGATTCTGGTCGGCTTCGCGGCTATCGAATTCCCGGTTCGCAAGACCGTCGGATTCCCCGCGAACATCTCATCCGCTTCTTGAAAGAGCACGGCATGCCTCTTGGCGAGCTCGAAGACGAAGCGATGGGCAAACTGCTCCTCGTCGGCATCGAAGGTCCGATTCGGACGATGCTCGGCGAAGTGCTTCCCCTGGAGGACTTCAAGCTCGAATCCGCCTCAAGCGGGTTCGAAGCCGGTATCCAGGCGGAATCGCTGCACCCGGACGGAGTCATCATCGACTTCGCCATGGGCCGCAACGAAGCCCTGATGATCGCCCAGAACCTTCGTAAGAACGCAGACTACAACGACACCGTTCTCGTCGGCCTCATCAGCGACGACGACAGTGCCAGCGGTTTCGACCGCACTCTGTTCAACGAAACGTTCCGCAAACCGTTCGACATCGCCCTGCTGGCCGAACGTGTCCGGACGCTCGTGAATCGTAAAAAGACACTCGCCTGA
- a CDS encoding histidine phosphatase family protein, translating to MLPRPDADSTILLLIRHGATAANLQRPYILQGRTLNGPLSETGIAQVSKARDFLRSFPIDAFYSSPMLRARQSAEIIAEPHGLEVESIEDIVEVHVGDWESKSWDIIMKEDPEIYENFMKNPADIPYKNGESYRDVHTRIVPAFKQLAAENLGKMIVVVAHNVVNRALLSDLLALDLLHAKDLKQNNACINVLEYKQDRLKVITLNGVFHLGEI from the coding sequence ATGCTGCCGCGACCCGATGCCGACTCAACCATCCTGCTCCTGATTCGACATGGTGCGACCGCGGCCAATCTGCAGCGGCCCTACATTCTTCAGGGCCGCACGCTTAACGGACCGCTCAGCGAGACCGGAATTGCTCAGGTCTCGAAAGCTCGCGACTTTCTCCGCAGCTTTCCGATTGACGCCTTCTACTCCAGTCCGATGCTCCGCGCCCGGCAATCCGCCGAAATCATCGCCGAGCCTCACGGGCTGGAGGTGGAATCGATCGAGGACATCGTTGAAGTCCACGTCGGCGACTGGGAGTCGAAGTCCTGGGACATCATCATGAAGGAAGATCCCGAGATCTACGAGAACTTCATGAAGAACCCGGCCGACATCCCTTACAAGAACGGAGAGTCGTACCGCGACGTTCACACCCGCATCGTCCCGGCGTTCAAGCAGCTGGCTGCCGAGAACCTCGGCAAGATGATCGTCGTCGTCGCCCACAACGTCGTCAACCGCGCCCTGCTCTCCGATCTGCTGGCCCTGGACCTGCTGCACGCCAAAGACCTGAAGCAGAACAACGCCTGCATCAACGTCCTGGAGTACAAACAGGACCGCCTGAAAGTAATCACCCTCAACGGCGTGTTTCACCTGGGCGAGATCTGA
- the rpsN gene encoding 30S ribosomal protein S14, with translation MASKSKIEKQKRNALMIAKYAEKRKELKEAGDYEALAKLPRSSSRTRLRRLCQLTGRPRGNYRKFQISRIMLRDMALDGLIPGMKKSSW, from the coding sequence ATGGCTTCGAAATCCAAGATTGAAAAACAAAAGCGCAACGCTCTGATGATCGCCAAGTACGCCGAAAAGCGTAAGGAACTCAAGGAAGCCGGCGATTACGAAGCTCTCGCCAAGCTCCCCCGCAGCTCCAGCCGGACGCGCCTCCGCCGTCTGTGCCAGCTGACCGGTCGTCCGCGCGGTAACTACCGCAAGTTCCAGATCTCGCGCATCATGCTGCGGGACATGGCTCTGGACGGACTCATCCCGGGGATGAAGAAATCGAGCTGGTAA
- a CDS encoding ComEA family DNA-binding protein yields the protein MTAAPPGPHDTETSNTTEPAPAAGRLWLNASDQQIVAVICALLLAWVGIRQIELSQWGREEIEIRHQQPRELAYLVDLNSANWLEFSLLEGIGEVLGKRIVAYRDEHGPFTAIEQIRQVRGIGEKTYARIAPHLTIGSGPAGAERLRGR from the coding sequence ATGACCGCTGCTCCCCCCGGACCGCACGACACCGAGACTTCCAACACGACCGAGCCGGCGCCCGCCGCAGGACGTCTCTGGCTGAACGCTTCGGATCAGCAAATCGTGGCCGTGATCTGTGCCCTGTTGCTGGCCTGGGTCGGAATCCGCCAAATCGAGCTTTCCCAGTGGGGGCGTGAGGAAATCGAGATTCGCCATCAGCAACCGCGGGAGCTGGCGTATCTGGTCGACCTCAACTCCGCAAACTGGCTGGAATTTTCGCTGCTCGAAGGCATTGGCGAGGTGCTCGGCAAGCGGATTGTTGCCTACCGGGACGAACATGGGCCGTTCACCGCGATTGAACAGATTCGCCAGGTCCGAGGCATCGGCGAGAAGACGTACGCCAGAATCGCTCCTCATCTCACCATCGGATCGGGACCAGCCGGAGCGGAACGGTTGCGGGGACGGTAG
- a CDS encoding serine/threonine protein kinase, producing MSTSDSERDPLEVLFSTYIERYRAGEAVDISSFAAEHPGHASEIRDLFPTLVGLEAVRDNRMSQTQEVDRKNIQSGLQLGDYQLLREIGVGGMGIVYEALQLSMQRRVALKVLPREFSRQRDRRERFMQEARTVARLSYRNIVPIIDFGESDGRCFFAMRLVQGVGLDWIVQRREHAGSPITASEVLRQFRQQGIPLADDKEMADDDEDSLAFEMNQTSANRAEGEKVAPGWVLRQDSWKQIARIGVQATKALQHAHNAGVLHRDIKPGNLLLDYEGIVWITDFGLAKSEHELSLTGANDVVGTLRYISPERFDGQVDPRSDLYALGLSLIELCINRPVFAQSNRRELMRAIMDGEIVPPRKINPDIPVNLESILLKTTAREPALRYQTAGHLLDDLRSYARGREIKTDHSLPAPKRRKKKPLRKAVVVLGGLCLLQTMMLLNYRAIFPPREPTATVARMSVDVLNLRLQNLDSMYRQITGRKITDDLGTAPPWRQLSSRDRDLLQSLLNLYRQLREDSNMNSFPLLVEDLDPRVALLRFLLT from the coding sequence ATGTCGACATCCGATTCGGAACGTGATCCGCTCGAAGTGCTCTTCAGCACTTACATCGAGCGCTATCGCGCTGGGGAAGCGGTCGACATCTCGTCCTTTGCCGCCGAACATCCGGGTCACGCGAGCGAAATCCGGGATCTGTTCCCCACGCTGGTTGGGCTCGAAGCCGTTCGCGACAACAGGATGTCTCAGACGCAGGAGGTCGACCGCAAGAACATTCAGAGTGGGCTTCAGCTCGGCGATTACCAGTTGCTGCGCGAGATCGGCGTCGGCGGGATGGGGATTGTCTACGAGGCGCTTCAGCTTTCCATGCAGCGAAGGGTCGCGCTCAAGGTGTTGCCTCGCGAGTTCTCACGGCAGCGGGACCGCCGCGAACGGTTCATGCAGGAAGCTCGAACGGTCGCCCGCCTGTCGTACCGGAATATCGTTCCCATTATCGACTTCGGCGAATCGGACGGACGTTGCTTCTTCGCGATGCGCCTCGTCCAGGGCGTCGGGCTCGACTGGATCGTTCAGCGACGAGAGCATGCGGGGAGTCCGATCACCGCGTCAGAAGTCCTGCGACAGTTTCGGCAACAGGGCATTCCGCTGGCCGACGACAAAGAAATGGCAGACGACGACGAAGACAGTCTCGCCTTCGAAATGAACCAGACCAGTGCGAATCGCGCCGAGGGGGAAAAGGTGGCTCCCGGCTGGGTACTACGGCAGGACTCTTGGAAACAGATTGCCCGCATCGGAGTCCAGGCAACCAAGGCCCTTCAGCACGCCCACAATGCCGGCGTGCTGCATCGCGACATCAAACCCGGGAACCTGCTGCTCGATTACGAAGGAATCGTCTGGATCACCGACTTCGGCCTGGCCAAGTCCGAGCACGAGCTCTCGCTGACGGGGGCCAACGACGTCGTCGGCACTTTGCGATACATCTCGCCGGAACGTTTCGATGGCCAGGTCGATCCCCGCAGCGACCTGTATGCACTTGGGTTGAGTTTGATTGAACTGTGCATCAACCGACCGGTCTTCGCCCAGTCGAACCGTCGCGAGCTGATGCGGGCGATCATGGATGGGGAGATCGTTCCCCCGCGAAAGATCAATCCTGACATCCCTGTGAATCTGGAATCGATTCTCCTCAAAACCACGGCTCGGGAACCGGCGCTGCGGTATCAGACGGCCGGCCATCTGCTCGACGATCTTCGCTCGTATGCCCGCGGGCGGGAGATCAAGACAGACCACTCGCTCCCTGCGCCCAAACGGCGAAAAAAGAAGCCCCTGCGGAAAGCCGTGGTCGTGCTGGGGGGCCTCTGCCTGCTGCAGACCATGATGCTGTTGAACTATCGAGCGATCTTTCCTCCCCGGGAACCGACCGCCACCGTGGCCCGGATGTCTGTTGATGTCCTCAATCTGCGACTGCAGAATCTCGACAGCATGTACCGACAGATCACCGGCCGGAAGATCACCGACGACCTCGGTACGGCTCCGCCCTGGCGACAGTTGAGCAGCCGCGATCGCGATCTGTTGCAGTCACTTCTCAATCTCTACCGACAACTGCGGGAAGACTCGAATATGAACAGCTTCCCGCTGCTCGTCGAAGATCTCGACCCTCGCGTCGCCTTGCTGCGATTTCTCTTGACGTGA
- a CDS encoding type 1 glutamine amidotransferase domain-containing protein has protein sequence MAELNGKTIAFLATDGFEQVELTEPWDALKKAGAKVELISLEKGQIQGMNHDDKADMFDVDKTVDEVSSSDYDGLVLPGGVANPDKLRVNEKAVDFVRSFFVESKPVAAICHGPWTLAEADVLKDRTVTSYPSIKTDLINAGATWVDEEVHCDNGLVTSRNPDDLPAFCSKAVEEFAEGVHAG, from the coding sequence ATGGCTGAACTCAATGGAAAGACGATCGCATTTCTGGCAACAGATGGTTTTGAGCAGGTCGAACTGACAGAGCCTTGGGACGCTCTGAAGAAAGCCGGCGCCAAAGTCGAGCTGATCTCCCTGGAGAAAGGTCAGATTCAGGGCATGAACCATGACGACAAGGCCGACATGTTCGATGTCGACAAGACCGTTGATGAAGTTTCGAGCTCGGATTACGACGGACTCGTGCTCCCCGGCGGGGTGGCCAATCCTGATAAACTCCGAGTGAACGAGAAGGCCGTCGACTTCGTGCGGTCGTTCTTCGTGGAATCAAAACCGGTGGCCGCCATCTGTCATGGTCCGTGGACACTGGCCGAAGCCGATGTCCTTAAAGATCGAACGGTGACCTCGTATCCGAGTATCAAGACTGACCTGATCAATGCCGGTGCCACCTGGGTCGACGAAGAAGTTCATTGCGACAACGGCCTGGTCACCAGCCGCAATCCCGATGACCTGCCCGCCTTCTGCAGCAAGGCCGTCGAGGAGTTCGCGGAAGGTGTCCACGCAGGGTAA
- a CDS encoding PP2C family protein-serine/threonine phosphatase has product MTNATWEERLEEVYALMHEMSRQKEAQAMVRAYGARISKLFPVSRRISLSRRELASPEFRITRYSEWADEVNPWKQKDRLPLLRGGLLAELLYSNRPHIIDDLQLAPDDPAAEYLAGQRSLMAIPMLDDGEALNMVISTQAKPGGFDRERFPDTFWMANLFGRATHNLVLREEIRSAYETIDRELKVVSNIQRALLPREMPKVQGLDLAAYYRTSHRAGGDYYDFFPLQDGSWGFLIADVSGHGTPAAVMMAITHSIAHLYPNETLEPADLLDFVNQHLCRRYTADIEAFVTAFYGIYNPEKQTLKYASAGHNAPRLWRCSQQRVEILDHAGGLPLGVSEMATFDHAELQLATGDRLVLYTDGITEAMNLAGELFGTSRLDTLLHHSCRSDANNILQSIVDAVEDYTGGNPPTDDRTLVVATVR; this is encoded by the coding sequence ATGACAAATGCGACCTGGGAAGAACGACTCGAAGAAGTCTACGCCCTGATGCACGAAATGAGTCGACAGAAGGAAGCACAGGCGATGGTGCGGGCGTACGGAGCGAGAATCTCCAAGCTGTTCCCGGTGTCGCGACGCATCTCCTTGAGCCGGCGGGAACTGGCCAGTCCGGAGTTCCGCATTACCCGATACAGCGAATGGGCCGATGAAGTGAACCCGTGGAAGCAAAAGGACCGCCTCCCCCTGCTCCGTGGCGGCCTGCTGGCCGAGCTGCTCTACTCGAACCGCCCGCACATCATTGATGATCTTCAGCTTGCCCCGGATGATCCGGCGGCCGAGTATCTGGCGGGGCAACGCTCGCTGATGGCGATTCCGATGCTCGACGATGGCGAAGCACTCAACATGGTGATCTCGACGCAGGCGAAGCCGGGCGGTTTCGATCGGGAGCGATTCCCCGATACGTTCTGGATGGCGAATCTGTTCGGCCGGGCGACCCACAATCTGGTGCTGCGGGAAGAGATTCGCTCGGCCTATGAAACAATCGACCGGGAGCTCAAAGTCGTTTCCAATATCCAGCGGGCGTTGTTGCCGCGAGAGATGCCGAAAGTTCAGGGACTCGATCTCGCGGCTTATTACCGGACTTCGCATCGAGCCGGCGGAGATTACTACGATTTCTTTCCGCTGCAGGATGGCAGCTGGGGTTTTCTGATAGCCGATGTCAGCGGGCATGGCACGCCTGCTGCCGTAATGATGGCGATCACGCATTCGATCGCTCACCTGTATCCGAATGAAACACTCGAACCGGCTGATCTGCTCGATTTCGTCAATCAGCATTTGTGCCGCCGGTACACGGCTGATATTGAAGCTTTCGTGACGGCGTTCTATGGCATCTACAACCCCGAGAAGCAAACGCTGAAGTACGCCTCGGCCGGGCACAATGCGCCGCGATTGTGGCGATGCTCTCAACAGCGGGTAGAGATTCTGGATCACGCCGGGGGACTGCCTCTCGGGGTCAGTGAAATGGCCACCTTCGATCATGCCGAACTCCAACTGGCAACGGGAGATCGGCTCGTTCTTTACACCGATGGGATTACCGAAGCGATGAACCTCGCCGGCGAACTCTTCGGAACATCACGACTGGATACCCTGCTCCATCACTCCTGCCGTTCCGACGCCAACAATATTCTGCAGAGTATTGTCGACGCCGTTGAAGACTACACGGGCGGAAACCCGCCGACAGACGACCGGACGCTGGTCGTCGCCACGGTGAGATAG
- a CDS encoding MGH1-like glycoside hydrolase domain-containing protein — translation MIQELLKKTRFQTRQVARFASRYQRAARYGLDLVLWSRLLSKRRAPIPIDLPLGLLAEKNVFVDAPTLFVADAANQWTHWDEGFRGVNASLFLNLQKPDVISEIRYAHPAPSFNGIYLWDSAFIAQIWKYWDQQVAFDVNRAVLAQQKDGRLPHVVASFTESIFTQPPVMGWSMEQLLHLAADLPEDQYVDHIYEPLVRYHEWLYAHRCHENGLFFWAHPYESGIDNSPRFSSRDESVFADTRQMVSPDFSAYVVLQSEALATMADRLGLQTEADQFRDQRDSLREVMNRLLWDEADGFYYDLDLKTDSFIRSTTIAGLLPLWAGVPDSSQAKRLRQRIMDPEQFNTLIPLPSVARNDENFAKDMWCGPVWINTAYAVICGLRRYGFDAEAADLSFRLCDGVYRTYDNLKKLYEFYDPDRNDLKELQRKQGNRFKYITLGSKPVTEFVGWTGLVNTLVIEQLMGLSFEHGELSLSPNFPPNAANASYHLKLPQLHTAISVDVGENGATRCAVRQKTAPAYFELAAGETWQASGERIIPRSDNREQKVHP, via the coding sequence ATGATACAGGAGCTGCTGAAGAAAACGAGATTCCAGACGCGACAGGTGGCCCGTTTCGCGTCCCGCTACCAGCGGGCGGCTCGATACGGACTCGATCTGGTGCTCTGGTCGCGTCTGCTCAGCAAGCGTCGAGCCCCGATTCCGATCGATCTGCCGCTGGGACTGCTGGCCGAAAAAAATGTGTTCGTCGATGCCCCGACTCTCTTCGTCGCCGACGCCGCCAATCAGTGGACACACTGGGACGAGGGCTTTCGCGGCGTCAACGCGAGCCTCTTCCTGAACCTGCAGAAGCCGGATGTCATCTCCGAGATCCGTTACGCTCACCCGGCTCCCAGCTTCAACGGGATCTATCTCTGGGACTCCGCCTTCATTGCTCAGATCTGGAAATACTGGGACCAGCAGGTTGCCTTCGATGTGAATCGAGCTGTGCTCGCTCAGCAGAAAGACGGGCGGCTGCCTCATGTGGTCGCCTCGTTTACCGAATCGATTTTCACCCAGCCCCCAGTGATGGGCTGGTCGATGGAACAGCTCCTTCATCTTGCCGCCGATCTGCCCGAAGATCAGTACGTTGACCATATCTATGAGCCTCTGGTTCGCTATCACGAATGGCTTTACGCCCATCGCTGCCACGAGAACGGCTTGTTCTTCTGGGCACATCCCTACGAATCCGGCATCGATAACTCGCCGCGATTCAGCTCGCGGGATGAATCGGTCTTCGCCGATACGCGGCAGATGGTCTCGCCCGATTTCTCGGCCTATGTCGTTCTGCAGAGTGAAGCACTGGCGACGATGGCCGATCGACTCGGCCTGCAGACGGAAGCCGATCAGTTTCGCGATCAGCGCGACTCGCTCCGCGAAGTGATGAATCGATTGCTCTGGGATGAAGCCGACGGCTTCTACTACGACCTCGATCTGAAGACCGACTCGTTCATTCGCAGCACGACCATCGCGGGTCTACTCCCGTTGTGGGCCGGAGTGCCGGATTCGTCTCAGGCAAAACGGCTGCGACAACGAATCATGGATCCGGAGCAATTCAACACGCTGATCCCGTTGCCCTCTGTGGCGCGAAACGATGAGAACTTCGCCAAGGACATGTGGTGCGGCCCGGTCTGGATTAACACCGCGTACGCCGTCATCTGTGGCTTGAGGCGGTATGGATTCGATGCCGAGGCGGCTGATCTGAGTTTTCGGCTCTGTGATGGTGTCTATCGAACTTACGACAATTTGAAGAAGCTTTACGAGTTTTACGATCCCGACCGAAACGATCTCAAAGAGCTGCAGCGGAAGCAGGGGAATCGCTTCAAATACATCACGCTCGGCTCGAAACCGGTGACGGAGTTCGTCGGCTGGACCGGACTGGTAAATACCCTCGTGATCGAACAGTTGATGGGGCTTAGCTTCGAGCACGGCGAGCTGTCGCTGTCGCCGAACTTCCCGCCCAACGCCGCGAACGCCAGCTATCATCTGAAACTTCCACAGCTGCATACCGCGATTTCAGTCGACGTCGGCGAGAACGGGGCAACCCGCTGTGCCGTTCGACAAAAGACCGCCCCTGCCTACTTTGAGCTCGCCGCCGGCGAGACATGGCAGGCCTCCGGAGAAAGAATCATTCCCAGGTCCGACAATCGGGAACAGAAAGTCCATCCATGA
- a CDS encoding glycosyltransferase, translated as MKFCDITISYNEKSGGIRTYVDEKRRYLLENTNHEHVLIVPDDHDHYEHHEAGSIYYVASPLIPGHAPYRSFWRPGPIAKIFEEVQPDVIELGSFYVSPWPTFRFRDHQRKLGKNICVGGYFHTDVARVLVSGPLEHSVSSVVGDWSPLLAKIGYEFTHALASGVESYIRSVFEHCDARFAASQQQAERLEEYGVDHVEVVPLGVDLEQFRPDRRSQKVRDRFQAGPDDVILIYGGRLNEEKDALLLLKAYQSLPNDSKTHLVILGEGPLREDLEEGSQDLPRVHLLDYESDTERYAALLASADIYVTAGPYETFGLSVAEAQAAGLPVVGVNSGALTERVHDEIGRLVKPHDAKAFAQAIVEVSEQREAMSERAHQYAQANYSWQKTFDQLIGIYESKFPARKY; from the coding sequence ATGAAATTCTGCGATATCACAATCTCCTACAACGAAAAGAGCGGCGGCATTCGCACCTATGTCGATGAGAAACGCCGGTATCTCCTTGAGAACACCAATCACGAGCACGTGCTCATCGTGCCGGATGATCACGATCACTACGAACACCATGAAGCCGGCAGCATCTATTATGTCGCGAGTCCGCTCATTCCCGGTCACGCACCTTATCGTTCGTTCTGGCGGCCCGGTCCGATCGCGAAGATCTTCGAAGAAGTCCAGCCCGATGTGATTGAACTCGGCAGCTTCTATGTCAGCCCCTGGCCGACGTTCCGCTTTCGGGATCATCAGCGGAAGCTCGGCAAGAACATCTGCGTCGGCGGCTACTTTCACACCGACGTCGCCCGCGTTCTGGTTTCGGGGCCGCTGGAGCATTCGGTTTCTTCGGTAGTGGGCGACTGGAGTCCATTGCTGGCAAAGATCGGCTATGAGTTCACACATGCACTCGCGTCCGGCGTCGAGAGTTACATCCGTTCGGTCTTTGAACACTGCGACGCTCGCTTCGCGGCCTCCCAGCAGCAGGCCGAGCGGCTCGAAGAGTATGGCGTCGATCACGTTGAGGTTGTGCCACTCGGCGTCGATCTCGAGCAGTTCCGACCCGACCGCAGAAGCCAGAAAGTCCGCGATCGATTTCAGGCGGGACCGGACGATGTGATTCTGATTTACGGTGGCCGTCTCAATGAGGAGAAGGACGCCCTGCTGCTGCTCAAGGCGTATCAGTCGCTCCCGAATGACTCGAAGACCCATCTGGTCATCCTCGGCGAAGGGCCGTTGCGGGAGGATCTCGAAGAAGGGAGTCAGGATCTGCCCCGGGTGCATCTGCTCGATTACGAGTCTGACACCGAACGTTACGCAGCGTTGCTGGCCTCAGCGGATATCTATGTGACTGCCGGACCCTATGAAACGTTCGGGCTGTCAGTCGCCGAAGCTCAGGCTGCCGGCCTGCCGGTTGTCGGAGTCAACTCGGGGGCTTTGACGGAGCGGGTCCACGATGAAATCGGCCGACTCGTGAAGCCTCATGATGCGAAAGCGTTTGCCCAGGCGATTGTCGAGGTGAGCGAACAGCGAGAAGCCATGAGCGAACGGGCACATCAGTACGCGCAAGCCAACTACAGCTGGCAGAAAACGTTCGACCAGCTCATCGGCATCTACGAATCGAAATTCCCCGCCCGCAAATATTGA